DNA from Hevea brasiliensis isolate MT/VB/25A 57/8 unplaced genomic scaffold, ASM3005281v1 Scaf178, whole genome shotgun sequence:
agtttgcatgttccctgcagccaactgcctcaccaaagaagttaaatcagaaatttgtttttcaaggttagatgtacttacctcattaaccttcttaggtgcgtgatccattctcattccaaactgctgagaattttctgccatgttagcaatcagcctccttgcttcatctgatgtcttgtcaaccaaagctcctccactagaaTAAGTAATTTTATCACATAATCATTGAATTTATTGTCTAATAAATAGAAAGTCAAACAAaacattaaaaatgttaaatgtGTAATAATGCTATATTTAAAGACTtcaagtattaaaaaaaaaatttaagtttaagagTTTAAGTGtgcataaaattaattttaaatgaactattattttaaaataataatatataattattataataaataataactacaaatttttatgctaaaaaataaatttttagctttattgtttaatttattttcataattaatggtaatattaaatttaataaaattatgattctCAAATTTAGagggaaatttttaataattaaaatataaaaattacaattttttttttatataaaattgcttatcatatcataaaaaatttagggttaggttcCTCTCACTAGTAATATAGATTTATCCCTACTATTAATTTAAcactataattaaataataaaaaatattttcatataatttttttataaaataatttttcatatataaattatttaaaaaaaaaataaacggaGCTTGAATCAACGCTTTATATTGgcttaaaaaattttcaaacttcATAATTATGTGGCTCAAAACAATTAACGTTCGTAACTTTGACTATAAACCCTTTTCAATTCATTCTCCCACGTTGTGTGGAAGAATGAAGAATGAgtccaaaataatttttttaataatattaaaacatTATTATTTTTCGTTTTCCACCCATAATTTCAAATGATAACCGATTGTCTAgttaagaaatatttaaaaaatcacGTAAGATAGGAGGAAATATGCTCATAATTCATAATAATTCCAAAATGCATATGCAATTATGATATAAATTCTTggagaataaataaaaaatcaatgatttttcttttctagaATGTGCATTGTTGGCATTGAAGGAaatttatatatatgtgtatatataatattaattattttaataataaattttaaattttaatataataaatattataaaataatttatgttTTAAAAAAGTGAAGTATTCATCTTTGACTTATTGGACTTTCTACTAGAGATAGTTGTAAGATGACATAGAAGATAGAGTTAATCACGGAATGAAGAGGACTCATAATTCAAAAAatctaatttttattaattatatatatgttaatttaataatattaaaattatctcaatattataattattatgtcttagatttaagttgaaaaaattattttgatatgatgattaattaaaaaattattatttaatatttaaattttacttgtttcccaaaaaaaaattatattttagaagATAAGAATTAATTATGGAATGATGAGCaatcttaattaaaaattttttatttttatttttattaattagataaattttaatttaataatatttaaattatttttataattatacatatcaattctaattaaaataatttttttaatattttcatatgaTGTGATACACAAgacaattattattttaataatataaatattttattttatatttaatgaatGTATATTATTAAAACTGAATATGGAATAAAATTAGGCATAAAAGATATAAATGCGCACGTTATTATATAAtacttttattaaattttttactatCTCTCTATACTTTGAactattcaaataacttttacttcttaattttatcttaatttaataatgcaaaaaattaaaattttaaatattaaaaatttttaaataaaatatagtaatatatgataaattttaaatatttaatgatatGATTACTATAGTTAGATTTTTAAATTcacaattaattataaataaatattgattctTAAACTTAAAAATCTTAATTATTCAATCAAAATATGCATAGAAAAATTAGAAAAACTGAAAAAACTCCTAAGAATAAAATAAtagaataatttataaaattttaaatattaaaaattacaagaaagaaaaataagtagtatatttaactttcagtattttatgatataattaaatatgattagatttttaaacttgtaattaattataaataaatatattttttttaaactttaaaaaaTCTTCATCCAataaaaaagtttaaaaatttctaaaaaagaaaataatatattaaacaaagatagagtcaaatttaaaatttattttggttttaacttttatatatatagagagagagagagagaaagagagtgagagagggattatatatatataattaaaaataatttttaatttgaataattaaaatgTTACCTTTTCATTAACAtagtaaattaaataataaaaaattcataaaaaattaaaattctgtaaaataaataaaatagttgtttgCGTCAATACGATACCcataaaataattgaattgatAAAATAGTTGGGAACCTAATTCTTCCAAAGAAATTGTAAGGGGAAGAATTTGAGGGTAAATGGAATGAGGGTCAGTGAAAGTAAGTATAAAAGTATCGTTAAAGCAGCAAATACTCGGATGTTCAGACacccaattaataaaaaattattaaattaattaattatatatatatatatatatatttatatttatatttatatttatatttatatttaagtgTAAGTAAGATTTATTTGCCATTTTGGGTACACATCATATTCCAATAAAGTCGATGGACTCAATGATGTAAGGTGTTCAAACTTTCCAAAAAGATGTCGGTCAAAAAAATATACTATAATctttaaaaagtaaaataaaataattatctaaaataaaataaatgacggCCACCCGACGGGGAATCTGGCTTTATATGCAAGCTTGCAAGGCACCTGAGGTTCATAAGCAGAGCCATATTCGCAGCAAGTATGAGCCCCAGTAGAGAAATAGATCAAGAAGAGGAAGCATGTCTAGATGCCACAGTATTTTCTGTCTCTCATGTCTTTCCTTTGGTTCTTCGCACAGCTGTCGAGCTAAATCTCTTTGAGATTATAGCCAAAGCTGGCCATGGAGCCCATGTTTCTGCCTCTGAAATTGCCTCTCAGCTTCCCACAACAAATCCTGATGCCCCTTCTGTGCTTGATCGTATCCTGCGTCTCTTCGCCACTCATTCTCTCCTCTCTTACTCCTCACGGACCCTCGACGACGGCAGGATTGAAAAACTTTATGGCCTGACACCTGCCTCTAAATTCTTTATTGGCACTGTAGAAGAAGGCAACATCTCTCCCTTATATACCTTTGCCAGCCACAGAGTCAATTTGGAGGTTTGGTATGGAAAATATAACCCTTTATttgctttgatttttcttttctttatttgacTATGAAAATGACTGAAACTCGACACTTGACAGTAGGAGACTACCAGTTCATAGTCATGCAGGTAATTTCAACTATTGTGTTGATTTTGGTGTTATAGGTTACATATGAAGGACCTAATTCTTGAAGGTGGAAATCTGTTCAAGAAAGTTCATGGGATGTCTCTATACGAGCACACGAATAAAGATCCAGAATTCAACACCATCTTCAACCAGGCAATGGCTGGTAGCTCTACGCTTATTATGAATGGAATTCTAGCGATTTACAAAGGATTCGAGGGACTCACTTCACTggttgatgttggtggtggcactgGCAGGACTCTCAATATGATCATCTCCAAGTACCCTTCCATCAGAGGCATCAACTATGATCTCCCTCATGTGATCCAAACTGCACCACCTTATCCTGgtataatgatctaaaatttatatgatcatagatttttttttcttatattaccTTTAATACTGATATTCAGTTGATTGATGAAAATTAACTTTCTTTTACGTGCAGGACTCCAGCATGTAGGAGGAAATATGCTCACAAGCATTCCAAAAGGAGAAGCAATTATGATAAAGGTGACTATAAGGCAAATACCATCATTATTAATGACTGCAGAAACACAAAGATTACACGAGCTAATTATATAAATCTATACAGGATACATTTCACAATTGGAGTGATGAAAATGTGGTGAAAATATTGAAGAACATTTATGAAGTGCTGCCAAATAATGGGAAACTTATAGTGATAAATGCAGTATTGCCAGAAGAACCAGAGACAAGCAAGGCTTCTCAAAATGTTTCAGCATTTGATAACATGATGTTAACGATACCCTCAGGGAAAGAAAGGACTACAAGAGAATTTGAGGCCTTGATTAGAGCAGCTGGGTTCATAAACTTCAAAGTTGCTTGTGTTGGTTATGGAATCTGGGCTGTCATGGAATCCTACAAGTAATTTTTAAGTTGCAAGAGTCGTAATGGTTATGGTAAATCCTATGTGAGATttac
Protein-coding regions in this window:
- the LOC110667200 gene encoding caffeic acid 3-O-methyltransferase-like, giving the protein MSPSREIDQEEEACLDATVFSVSHVFPLVLRTAVELNLFEIIAKAGHGAHVSASEIASQLPTTNPDAPSVLDRILRLFATHSLLSYSSRTLDDGRIEKLYGLTPASKFFIGTVEEGNISPLYTFASHRVNLEVWLHMKDLILEGGNLFKKVHGMSLYEHTNKDPEFNTIFNQAMAGSSTLIMNGILAIYKGFEGLTSLVDVGGGTGRTLNMIISKYPSIRGINYDLPHVIQTAPPYPGLQHVGGNMLTSIPKGEAIMIKDTFHNWSDENVVKILKNIYEVLPNNGKLIVINAVLPEEPETSKASQNVSAFDNMMLTIPSGKERTTREFEALIRAAGFINFKVACVGYGIWAVMESYK